The sequence below is a genomic window from Vicinamibacteria bacterium.
CCCGCGTCAAGCTAATCAAGGAACAATCGCTCGATCTCAGTCGCCCTCCGAAGGACAAGGTCGAGGAGGCGCTGCACATCTATTACGACGACGTCATCCAGAGCCTGGTGGAGACGCTCAACGCAGCCGTGGCGAAGACGTCGAACGAAGCCCACAAGATCGACAAAGCAGTACCCGTCGTGCTCGCCGGCGGCACGGCCCAGCCCAGGGGTTTTCGGGAACGCTTCGAGCGATACCTGACCTCTGCGAATTGTCCCGTATCGATATCCGAAGTGCGACTGTCGGCGAACCCGACGCAGGCGACCGCGCGAGGCGCCTTCATCGCCGCGGTCTACGACAACTGATCAGGGGAGCTCGCGAGGCCGATGTCGAAGCCCCGCGCGTTCGCGGCGCTCGAGCATGGGCCGTTTCGGAGGAGGCTCGATCGCCTCTCCTCTCGAATCGTCGATCCCGTCGACAAACTGTGGTTCATCCAACGAACGCTCCGCTCCTTCGGAGAGGCCCCGACTCTGTTCCAAAGATTTCCCGCGCTCAGAACGACGGTGTTCTACTACGGTGCGCTGGAATCGATGGGGGACCTGGTGTTCGGCTCGCGAAAGGGCCACGTCGCCTTTCCCACACCGGTGTTGTGGGCTTTCTATCGCCTTCGCCACCCCGCTCTGGTCCTCATCGTGGTACTGATGGGCTATGGTGCCTTTCAGATCGGCAGTTATGGCTACCTGAGGGGCCGCGAGGGTGCGGAGTGGCTGGCCGAGCGAGTGTTCCCTTCCCCTCAGTTCACGGTCGCACCGGCAACGGCCCCGGCAGCCGGGCGCATCGGTTCGATACCCGACGACATTTGGCTCGCCTCCCGGGAGGGAGACCAAGAGCTCTGGAGCAACGGACTCCGAATCTCGACTACTTTCGAGACCCGGGGTGAGCCAAGACGTTTCTTCGCTTTTCCCCGGGATGGCTCGCCCCCGGTTCTCGCGGGACCCGCTCCGGTGGGAATCGTGTATCACGCGAGCGAAAGCGACATGGCGCCCTTCTCCAAGGAGTTCAAGGTCGACATCCTCAAGACCACGACCGATTTGCTCGGTTGGCTGAGCCGGCGCCAGATCTACCACTACGTGATCGACCGTTTCGGGCAGGTCTACCGCATCGTGTCCGACGAAAGCGCCTCGGTGCATGCCGGGATTTCCATTTGGGCGGATGACCAGAATTTCTATCTGAATCTGAACGACAGCTTCATCGGGGTGGCATTCGAAAGCGCTTGGTCCGCTGGCGGGGACGTTGTAACGACGGCGCAGATCCAGGCGGCCTCCAACCTCACCGACCTTCTCCGCCTCCGATACGGGATCTCGGATCTGAATTGCGTTCCCCACGGCCTGGTCTCGGTCAACCCCGTCAAAGGCCTCATCGGCTACCACG
It includes:
- a CDS encoding peptidoglycan recognition family protein, which translates into the protein MSKPRAFAALEHGPFRRRLDRLSSRIVDPVDKLWFIQRTLRSFGEAPTLFQRFPALRTTVFYYGALESMGDLVFGSRKGHVAFPTPVLWAFYRLRHPALVLIVVLMGYGAFQIGSYGYLRGREGAEWLAERVFPSPQFTVAPATAPAAGRIGSIPDDIWLASREGDQELWSNGLRISTTFETRGEPRRFFAFPRDGSPPVLAGPAPVGIVYHASESDMAPFSKEFKVDILKTTTDLLGWLSRRQIYHYVIDRFGQVYRIVSDESASVHAGISIWADDQNFYLNLNDSFIGVAFESAWSAGGDVVTTAQIQAASNLTDLLRLRYGISDLNCVPHGLVSVNPVKGLIGYHADWARNFPFAALGLSDKYDVAPPSVTAFGFRYDAELVARLGGKLWPGLTRAEQELVERAETEGLKLTELRSRLQTEYRGKLATANSRGDSPVVSGGASY